A part of Rhinolophus ferrumequinum isolate MPI-CBG mRhiFer1 chromosome 11, mRhiFer1_v1.p, whole genome shotgun sequence genomic DNA contains:
- the RAB1B gene encoding ras-related protein Rab-1B, translating to MNPEYDYLFKLLLIGDSGVGKSCLLLRFADDTYTESYISTIGVDFKIRTIELDGKTIKLQIWDTAGQERFRTITSSYYRGAHGIIVVYDVTDQESYANVKQWLQEIDRYASENVNKLLVGNKSDLTTKKVVDNTTAKEFADSLGIPFLETSAKNATNVEQAFMTMAAEIKKRMGPGAASGGERPNLKIDSTPVKPAGGGCC from the exons ATGAACCCCGAATA TGACTACCTGTTCAAGCTGCTTTTGATTGGTGACTCGGGCGTGGGCAAGTCATGCCTGCTCCTGCGGTTTGCT GATGACACGTACACAGAGAGCTACATCAGCACCATTGGGGTGGACTTCAAGATCCGAACCATTGAGCTAGATGGCAAAACCATCAAACTTCAGATC TGGGACACAGCTGGTCAGGAGCGGTTCCGGACCATTACTTCCAGCTACTACCGGGGGGCGCACGGTATCATTGTGGTGTATGACGTCACCGACCAG GAATCCTATGCCAACGTGAAACAGTGGCTACAGGAGATCGACCGCTATGCCAGCGAGAATGTCAATAAGCTCCTGGTGGGCAACAAGAGCGACCTCACCACCAAGAAAGTGGTGGATAACACCACCGCCAAG GAGTTTGCAGACTCTCTGGGCATTCCCTTCCTGGAGACGAGTGCCAAGAACGCCACCAATGTTGAGCAGGCCTTCATGACCATGGCTGCTGAGATCAAAAAGCGGATGGGGCCTGGGGCCGCCTCGGGGGGTGAGCGGCCCAACCTCAAGATTGACAGCACCCCTGTGAAGCCGGCTGGTGGCGGCTGTTGCTAG
- the CNIH2 gene encoding protein cornichon homolog 2 → MAFTFAAFCYMLTLVLCASLIFFVIWHIIAFDELRTDFKNPIDQGNPARARERLKNIERICCLLRKLVVPEYSIHGLFCLMFLCAAEWVTLGLNIPLLFYHLWRYFHRPADGSEVMYDAVSIMNADILNYCQKESWCKLAFYLLSFFYYLYSMVYTLVSF, encoded by the exons ATGGCGTTCACCTTCGCTGCGTTCTGCTACATGCTCACCCTGGTGCTGTGCGCCTCCCTCATCTTCTTTGTCATCTGGCAC atCATAGCCTTTGACGAATTGCGGACCGACTTCAAGAACCCCATCGACCAGGGGAACCCAGCGCGGGCA CGCGAGCGTTTAAAAAACATCGAACGCATCTGCTGCCTCCTGAGGAAG CTGGTGGTCCCAGAATACTCCATCCACGGCCTCTTCTGTCTGATGTTTCTGTGTGCGGCAGAGTGGGTGACGCTGGGCCTCAACATCCCtctcctcttctaccacctctgGAG GTACTTCCACCGGCCTGCGGATGGCTCTGAGGTCATGTATGACGCCGTCTCCATCATGAATGCTGACATTCTCAACTACTGCCAGAAGGAGTCCTGGTGCAAACTCGCCTTCTACCTGCTCTCCTTCTTCTATTACCTGTACAG TATGGTTTATACGCTGGTGAGTTTCTAA